The following are encoded in a window of Nocardioides houyundeii genomic DNA:
- the coaE gene encoding dephospho-CoA kinase gives MTLRVGLTGGVASGKSTVAAMLAELGAVVVDADLLAREAVAAGTEGLAEVVAQFGPEVLLPSGELDRPALASVVFASEPRRRALEAIIHPRVRDLAAEVEAGAPPDAVVVHDIPLLVETGQAQGFDAVVVVDVPVETQLRRMVELRGMAAEEAQARIAAQATREQRRAAATYLIENTGDLEHLRARVLDVFTSLQQGRAR, from the coding sequence ATGACGCTCAGAGTGGGCCTGACCGGCGGTGTGGCATCAGGCAAGAGCACCGTGGCCGCGATGCTGGCCGAGCTGGGCGCCGTCGTCGTTGACGCCGACCTGCTCGCGCGAGAGGCCGTGGCGGCCGGCACCGAGGGGCTGGCCGAGGTGGTGGCCCAGTTCGGCCCCGAGGTGCTGCTGCCCAGCGGCGAGCTCGACCGCCCGGCGCTGGCCTCGGTGGTCTTCGCGTCCGAGCCCCGACGCCGGGCGCTGGAGGCGATCATCCATCCCCGCGTGCGGGACCTGGCCGCCGAGGTCGAGGCTGGCGCCCCGCCGGACGCCGTCGTGGTCCACGACATCCCACTGCTCGTGGAGACCGGACAGGCTCAGGGGTTCGACGCGGTCGTCGTGGTCGACGTACCCGTCGAGACCCAGCTTCGGCGCATGGTGGAGCTGCGCGGGATGGCGGCCGAGGAGGCTCAGGCCCGGATCGCCGCCCAGGCGACGCGCGAGCAACGTCGCGCCGCGGCGACGTACCTGATCGAGAACACCGGCGACCTGGAACACCTGCGTGCCAGGGTGCTGGACGTGTTCACGTCGCTGCAGCAGGGGCGGGCGAGGTGA